Sequence from the Fibrobacter sp. UWH4 genome:
AACAGGAGCATCCGCAAGCGCCTCCCCTCCAAAATTCTGCATCGCGTGGTGAGCCACAACACCGACCACCACATCATCATGGAAAGCATCCGCACCGAAATCGCGCTCGCCTTCTCGCCGTTACAGAAGGGCATGACCACGATTGAAAACATTGCCAGCATTTCTCCGCTGCTCGGCCTTTTGGGCACCGTGTTCGGCATCTTCAACGCCTTCAGTGTCATCGCCGTTTCAGGTCTTTCTGATGCAGGCGCATTCGCCACAGGCATCAAGCTAGCCCTCATTACGACGGTGATTGGCCTCGTGGTCGCCATTCCGCATGTAATCGCATTCAACTACCTGAACGCAAGCATGGAATCGGAACAGGACAACGTGGAAAACGATGTGCTTTTGCAGCTGGGCCGCATTCTCAAGGAAAAAGACCACCTTCGTTCCCAAAACGAGGATGCATAAATGGCCAAGCGCACCCGCCGAATCCGCCCCGACATGACGCCGCTGATTGACTGCGTCTTCTTGCTGCTCGTATTCTTCTTGGTAACCTCCGTCTTTAAGCAAGACGAATCGGTGCTCAAGCTGATTCTGCCCGAAACTCAGACCGAAACCAAGCGCGACACGCCCGAGGGCCTGTACATTGAACTTTCCGAGACGGAACTCGCATTTAACGGCCAGCGCGGAACCCCCGACGAACTCCGCGAAAAGGCGGCAACGGTGCAGAACAAGAAATCCCCTGTCGCCATCAAGATCGACAAGGGGACGACTTACGAACGCATCGCCGTTATCCTCGATATTTTACAGGTGCAAAAACTGTACAATATCCAGCTGATTAACGAAATGGAAAGCGCGGAATAAGGCCGCTTGCGGCGTCGCTACACGCGGCCCGCGAACTGGTTCGTAAACAACAACAGCCCCGAAATAAAGATTATAACACCGCCTGCGAGAGTCGCGACGGTGTATATTTTTGTCGCGATACGCGTGTGGGCACTCCCCTTGTCAATCCCCTTGCGGAAGGCAACAGCAGCAATGCCAAAAGCCACATTCGTAATCGTCATGCCGATGCAAATGACAAGCGCCCCCAAGAGCGAAAGCGCCACCATGGAATTCAGCAGGCAGAAGAGCACAATCAACGCCACAGCCGGGCAAGGTACGATTCCCGTAACGGCGGCAACGCCCAAGATTTCACGCCAGCGGGCAATCGGCGGAAGCGCAATTCCAGAGCCAGATTCCACGCACGCACCATCTTGCGCGGCCTCTTCCGCGGAATCAATCCGAGCACAACATCCACAGCCCTTATGCGACTTAATCACATCGCGAATCGCAAGCGCCACGAGCAGCACTCCCGTAAGCATAATCAGCGCATAACTCGCCCGTTCAATGCCGATACGGCCCGTCTCGAACGCGTTAAACACAGTCGCCTTGAAAATCGCGTACAAAATAAGCAGCAAGAGAACCGCACTCATGGTGTGCGTTACGGTAATGCCCGCACCAAGCGCCACACCCTGCCGCCAGCGACCCCGACGCGCTATAAAGTAACCTACCACAATCGACTTGCCATGTCCGGGGCCAAGCGCATGCAACATACCGTACACAAGGCAAATCGCGAGAAACTTCCAGATGGCATCCCAATCACCGCTCTTCATCGCCGAAATCGCCGCCGTCAACTTTTCGCGAAGCACCTTCTGCTCGTCCGCAATCACCGTATACAAAGACCGCGAATTTGCCACTGTTTTTCCAGGCTCAGCCACTGATTTCGCAGCAGGTTTCGCGACAATCTCCGATGTAACAGGCATAGGCACAGCCGTCTCGACAGAGGCACTTTCCGCAGGAGCAACCGATTCGACCGTCGTTTCCGCAGCAGTCGGAGTATCTCCCCCACCCATGTCAAAACGTTTCTTCTTGACAGCCGCCGAAGCCGCCACCGCAAGCAAAAATACAAGCAAAATTACAATAGACTTTTTCATAGAATTCCCATACAATTACACCCCGCGCATGTCGGGATCCCAAATGACCTTGTGTAGTTGCACCTGAAAGCGGGCGTTATTCTGAACCATCACCTTTTCAGAAAGCATCCACTCTACAATTTTTTCATATTCCAGTTTGCCAAAAACCGGTGAGACAAAAATGTACGGCATCGTATTCAACGTTTGTCCGACCACACAGCCATGGGTCTTGCGTTGGTGCAGTTCGCCCACCACCCTAGCGGTTTCGTCGAGGTCTTCTACGCAGCCGACAACAAACTTAAGCACATCTTCGGCTCCGAGCGTTTCAAGATTTTCCATGCGCATCTTAGCGGACATTCCGCTACTTTCGCATTTCCAGTCCATTGTGTAAAACAGCCCCGGAAAACGCCACTTGCACGGCACGGTTCCATTGGTTTCCACATTGACCAGGAACCCCTTTTCGCTCAAGGCTCGCAGCAAGTCATCGACTTCTGCGTGCAGCATCGGTTCGCCACCGGTGAGCGTCACGGCATCTACGCCACACTCGGCGCGATAGGATTCTACTGCTGCGACCACCTCGTCTACACTCATTTGTCTATAATCATCACCTTCAACAGCATACATCGTGTCGCAATAACTGCAACGCAAATTGCAGCCGTGAAGCCTGACAAACACAGCGGCAAGGCCCGTTCTCAGCCCTTCGCCTTCGATGCTCTTGAAAATTTCATTGACCTTCATGTGCCGCAAAATTCCCGCTACGAGCTAAACTTCGTATTCCACCAGGTTGCCTTCGCTTTCTTGAATCTGCACCTTGTAGCAGTGCGGGACCTGCTCGCAAATCCAGCGGGCCATGTTTTCGGCAGTCGGATTTGCATCCATCACATCGTTCAGGAACTTGTGGTCAAGCTTGCCCTTCACGATTTCTTTGATGTGCGAGAAATCGACCACCATGCCGTTTTCGTCGAGAGTTTCACTTTGGCAGTACACCGTGATAATCCAGTTGTGGCCATGAAGACCGCTACACTTACTTTCGTACGGGAGGTTCAGCCGGTGCGCACCCGAAATTTCCATTCGCTTGATGACTCTGTACATATTACCCCTCGTATTCCGTCGTATCTTCGACACCCGCTTCAGCAAGAGCCGCCTTACGTTCTAGGCAGGTTGCACACTTTCC
This genomic interval carries:
- a CDS encoding biopolymer transporter ExbD, with amino-acid sequence MAKRTRRIRPDMTPLIDCVFLLLVFFLVTSVFKQDESVLKLILPETQTETKRDTPEGLYIELSETELAFNGQRGTPDELREKAATVQNKKSPVAIKIDKGTTYERIAVILDILQVQKLYNIQLINEMESAE
- a CDS encoding nickel/cobalt transporter, coding for MKKSIVILLVFLLAVAASAAVKKKRFDMGGGDTPTAAETTVESVAPAESASVETAVPMPVTSEIVAKPAAKSVAEPGKTVANSRSLYTVIADEQKVLREKLTAAISAMKSGDWDAIWKFLAICLVYGMLHALGPGHGKSIVVGYFIARRGRWRQGVALGAGITVTHTMSAVLLLLILYAIFKATVFNAFETGRIGIERASYALIMLTGVLLVALAIRDVIKSHKGCGCCARIDSAEEAAQDGACVESGSGIALPPIARWREILGVAAVTGIVPCPAVALIVLFCLLNSMVALSLLGALVICIGMTITNVAFGIAAVAFRKGIDKGSAHTRIATKIYTVATLAGGVIIFISGLLLFTNQFAGRV
- a CDS encoding MotA/TolQ/ExbB proton channel family protein produces the protein MNYILDFIQQGGVIAYVLVAMNFVGYSIIVWKIISLILFNRSIRKRLPSKILHRVVSHNTDHHIIMESIRTEIALAFSPLQKGMTTIENIASISPLLGLLGTVFGIFNAFSVIAVSGLSDAGAFATGIKLALITTVIGLVVAIPHVIAFNYLNASMESEQDNVENDVLLQLGRILKEKDHLRSQNEDA
- a CDS encoding radical SAM protein, with amino-acid sequence MKVNEIFKSIEGEGLRTGLAAVFVRLHGCNLRCSYCDTMYAVEGDDYRQMSVDEVVAAVESYRAECGVDAVTLTGGEPMLHAEVDDLLRALSEKGFLVNVETNGTVPCKWRFPGLFYTMDWKCESSGMSAKMRMENLETLGAEDVLKFVVGCVEDLDETARVVGELHQRKTHGCVVGQTLNTMPYIFVSPVFGKLEYEKIVEWMLSEKVMVQNNARFQVQLHKVIWDPDMRGV
- the queD gene encoding 6-carboxytetrahydropterin synthase QueD produces the protein MYRVIKRMEISGAHRLNLPYESKCSGLHGHNWIITVYCQSETLDENGMVVDFSHIKEIVKGKLDHKFLNDVMDANPTAENMARWICEQVPHCYKVQIQESEGNLVEYEV